Proteins encoded together in one Rhinopithecus roxellana isolate Shanxi Qingling chromosome 3, ASM756505v1, whole genome shotgun sequence window:
- the LOC104676198 gene encoding calponin-2-like, with product MSSMQFNKGPSYGLSAEVKNRLLSKYDPQKEAELRTWIEGLTGLSIGPDFQKGLKDRTILCTLMNKLQPGSVPKINCSMKNWHQLENLSNFIKAMVSYGMNPVDLFEANDLFESGNMTQVQVSLLALAGKMGTNKCASQSGMTAYSTRRHFFDPKNHILPPMDHSTISLQMGTNKCASQVGMTAPGTRRYIYDTKLGTEKCDNSSMSLQMGYTQGANQSGQVFGLGRQIYDPKYCPQGTVADGAPSGAGDCPDPGEVPEYPPYYQEEASY from the exons ATGAGCTCCATGCAGTTCAACAAGGGCCCCTCATACGGGCTGTCGGCCGAGGTCAAGAACCGGCTCCTGTCCAAATATGACCCTCAGAAGGAGGCAGAGCTCCGCACCTGGATCGAGGGACTCACTGGCCTCTCCATCGGCCCCGACTTCCAAAAGGGCTTGAAGGACAGAACTATCTTATGCACACTCATGAACAAGCTACAGCCGGGCTCCGTCCCCAAGatcaactgctccatgaagaacTGGCACCAGCTAGAAAACCTGTCCAACTTCATCAAGGCCATGGTCAGCTACGGGATGAACCCCGTGGACCTGTTCGAGGCCAATGACCTGTTTGAGAGTGGGAACATGACACAGGTGCAGGTGTCTCTTCTTGCCCTGGCGGGGAAG ATGGGCACCAACAAATGCGCCAGCCAGTCGGGCATGACTGCGTACAGCACGAGAAGGCATTTCTTTGACCCCAAGAACCATATCCTGCCCCCCATGGACCACTCGACCATCAGCCTCCAGATGGGCACAAACAAGTGTGCGAGCCAGGTGGGCATGACGGCTCCCGGGACGCGGCGGTACATCTATGACACCAAGCTGGGAACCGAAAAGTGTGACAActcctccatgtccctgcagatgGGCTACACGCAGGGCGCCAACCAGAGCGGCCAGGTCTTTGGCCTGGGCCGACAGATATATGACCCCAAGTATTGCCCGCAAGGCACAGTGGCCGATGGGGCTCCCTCAGGCGCCGGCGACTGCCCGGACCCGGGGGAGGTCCCTGAATATCCCCCTTACTACCAGGAGGAGGCCAGCTACTGA